GGCCGCCGGCAGCATCTCCTCCGGGGAGAGCACCCGGGTGGCGCGGGCGGCGAGGTCCAGCCGCTTCAGCCCGGCCATGGCCAGCACCGTCACGGCGAAATCGCCCTGTTCCAGCCGGCCCAGCCGCGTCTGCACATTGCCGCGCAGCAGGCCGAAGCGCAGATCCGGGCGCAGATGCCGCAGCTGCGCCGCCCGCCGCGCCGAGGCGGTGCCGATGCGCGCCCCCACCGGCAGGAAGCCCAGCGGCAGGGCGCGCTCCTCCGGCGGGCAGGCGGGGGCCAGCAGCAGCGCGTCGCGCGCATCCTCGCGCGGCAGGCAGGCGGCGATGACCAGGCCGGGCGGCAGCTCGGTCTCCAGATCCTTCAGGCTGTGCACGGCGAAATCGACCCGGCCGTCCAGCAGCGCCTCATGGATCTCCTTGGCGAACAGGCCCTTGCCGCCCAGCTCCGCCAGGCGGCGGCGCTGCTCGGCATCGCCGCTGGTGGAGAGCGGCACCGGCAGGGCGCGCGCCTCGCCCAGCGCCGCCAGCACCAGCGCCGTCTGGCGCAGCGCCAGGGGGGAGGCGCGGGTGCCGGCGCGCAGCGGCGCGGCGCCGGCGCGCAGGGGGCGGCGCGGACGCGACGGGATGGTCACCGCCGCGCCGGGCGCGGCATGCTGCAAGGCGGCGGACATGGGCGGCTCCAGGCAGGTCAGAGGCCGGGGAGGGGCTGCGGGCCGGCGAAGTATGGCCGGCCCGCCCCCGTGCGGCGCGGCGGCAGGGGTATCAGTGGCCGCCGCGCCCCGGAGGGTGGAAGGGGCGCGCCGCGCCCCCTCCGCATCGGGTCACTCGGCGGCCTGCGCGTTGGTCGGCGCGGAATCCGCTTCCGGCTGCAGATGCTTCAGCGCCTCGGCCACACCGGCGGCATAGGCCGGGTCCACCTTCTCGAAATGCCCGAGCTGCCGGTCGATGATGAATTGCGGCACGCCCTGCATGGCGCCGGCGATATTCTTGAACAGCCGCTGCTGCTGCTCGGCGCCGAGCAGGTGGAACAGCGCGCGGGGCTGGCTGTAATCGTCATTGCCCTCGCGGTGGTTGTAGCGGTCGGCATCGCCGGTGATGCGCAGCGGCGGCTCCTGGGCGGATTTCGCCTCGACCGGGCCGTTGAAGGAGTTCGGCTCGTAATAGGCATCCGTCCCCACCGGCGCGTCGAAGCGCATGGCGCCATCGGCGTGGTAGTGATGCACCTGCGCCTTCGGGCGGTTCACCGGCAGCGCCTCGTAATGCGTGCCGACGCGGTAGCGATGCGCATCCGCATAGGCGAAGATGCGGCCCTGCAGCATCTTGTCCGGCGAGAAGCCGATGCCGGGCACGATGTTCGAGGGCGAGAAGGAGGATTGCTCGATCTCGGCGAAATAGTGCTTGGCGTTGCGGTTCAGCTCGAGGATGCCGACCTCGATCAGCGGGTAGTCGGCATGCGGCCAGACCTTGGTCAGGTCGAAGGGGTTGTAGGCGGTCTTCTCCGCATCCAGCTCCGGCATGATCTGCACGCACATGCGCCAGCGCGGGAATTCGCCCCGCTCGATCGCCTCGTACAGGTCGCGCTGCGAGCTCTCGCGGTCATGCGCGATGACGGCGTTGCCCTCGTCATTCGTCCAGGTCTTGATGCCCTGCATGCACTTGAAGTGGAACTTCACCCAGTAGCGCTCGCCGGCATCGTTCCAGAAGGAGAAGGTGTGGCTGCCATAGCCGTTCACGAAGCGGTAGCCCTGCGGCAGGCCGCGATCGCTGAACAGGATGGTCACCTGGTGCAGGCTCTCGGGCGAGAGCGACCAGAAATCCCACATGGCGGTCGGCGAGCGCATATTGGTCGCCGGGTGGCGCTTCTGGGTGCGGATGAAATCGGGGAACTTCACCGGGTCGCGGATGAAGAAGACCGGCGTGTTGTTGCCGACGAGGTCCCAATTGCCCTCCTCGGTGTAGAATTTCAGCGCGAAGCCGCGCACATCGCGCTCGGCATCGGCCGCGCCGCGCTCGCCGGCGACGGTGGAGAAGCGCAGCAGAACCTCAGTCTGCTTGCCGATGCCGTCGAACAGCTTCGCCTTGGTGTATTTCGTGATGTCGTTGGTGATGGTCAGGGTGCCATAGGCGCCGGAGCCCTTGGCATGCACCACGCGCTCGGGGATGCGCTCGCGGTTCTGGTGCGCCAGCTTCTCGATCAGCTGGTAGTCCTGCAGCAGCAGCGGGCCGCGCGGCCCGGCGGAGAGCGAATTCTGGTTGTCGGGCACCGGGGCGCCGGCGGTGGTGGTCAGGGTCGGGCGCTGGGTCTCGGACATTTCTGGCAGCTCCTCTGGCAGGGGTGCGAACTGACTTAACAGCCTCGCTTCGATCGGTTAAATCGATCTTGTATTTTCGTGCGATAGGGAAAACCGAAGAATGCCGGCCCCCCCTTCGACGCTCGCAGGCCTGTCCCTGCGCGACCTGGAATATGCCGTGACCGTTGCGGAAATGCGACATTTCGGTCGTGCCGCGGAGCGCTGCGGCGTCAGCCAGCCGGCGCTGTCCGAGCAGATCCGCAAGCTGGAGGCGCTGCTGGGCGTCGCCCTGTTCGAGCGCGCCGCCCGCCGGGTGGAGGTGACCCCGCAGGGCGAGGCGCTGCTGGCCCAGGCCCGGGCGGTGACGCGCGCCGCGCGCGGGCTGCTCGACCTGGCCCAGCAGCAGGCCGAGCCGCTCTCGGGCCCGCTGCGACTGGGGGTGATCGCGACCCTCGGCCCCTATTACCTGCCCGGCGTGCTGCGCGCGGTGCGCGACCGCTTCCCCCGGCTGGTGCTGCGGCTGCAGGAGGGGCGCACCGCCGCCCTGGTGGCGGCGCTGGAGCAGGGCGAGCTGGATGCGGCGCTGATCGCCCTGCCGGCGCCCTCCGACAGCCTGGCCGCCGCGCCGCTCTTCTTCGAGCCCTTCCTGCTGGCCTGCCCGCAGGGGCATGGGCTGCTCGACCAGCCGGAGCTGACGCTGGCCGATCTGCGCGGTAGCGACCTGCTGCTGCTGGAGGAGGGGCATTGCCTGCGCGACCAGGCGCTCTCCCTCTGCGCCGTGCCGCGCGGCGAGCGCGACAGCCGCTTCGCCACCAGCCTGGAGATGCTGCGCCACATGATCGCCGCCGGGGAGGGGATCTCCCTGCTGCCGCAGCTGGCGGCGCAGGGGCGCAGCGATCTGGGCGGGCTGGTGGCGCTGCGCCGGCTGGAGGATGCCGAGGCCGGGCGGCGCATCGGCCTGGTCTGGCGCGGCACCGACCCGCGTCGGGAGAGTTTTCGCGCGCTGGCCGGCTTCCTGCGCGAGACGGCGCCGCTGCCGCCGGCGCCCGATGGCGTCCCCGGCTGAGCGCGATTCCACCTGTCCTCATTGTGAATATGACAGTTTTGTTGCATTGAAGGGTCCGCCAGCTCAACGCGCCGCCCCCCGAGGGCGGAGAGGGGGGAAGACCCATGAACACGATCTCGCTGCGCCGCGCCCTGCTGGGTGCCGGCTTTGTCCTGGCCGCCGGCCTGGCGGCCAAGCCCGCCGCCGCCCAGGGCAGCCTCAACATCTACTGCTCGGCGCTGGTCGAATGGTGCCAGGCGGCGGCCAATGCCTTCGCGCGTGAGACCGGCATCCGCGTCAACATGTCGCAGAAGGGCAGCGGCGAGGTGCTGGCGCAGATCCGCGCCGAGGCGCAGAACCCGCGCGGCGACATCTGGTATGGCGGCACCGGCGACCCGCATCTGCAGGCGGCCGAGGACAATCTGAGCGCCGAGTACCGTTCCCCCCTGCTCGACCAGCTGCATGACTGGGCGCAGAAGCAGGCGCGCGATTCCCAGTATCGCACGGTCGGCATCTATGCCGGCGCGCTGGGCTTCGGCTTCAACACCGAGCTGCTGGCCCGCCGCGGCATCACGCCCCCCGCCTGCTGGCGCGACCTGCTGACCGGGCCCTTCCGCAACGAGATCCAGATGGCCAACCCGCAATCCAGCGGCACCGCCTATGTGATGATCGCGACCATGGTGCAGGTGATGGGGGAGGAGCCGGCCTTCGACTATCTCCGCCAGCTGCACCGCAACATCAATGCCTATCCGCGCAGCGGCACGGCGCCGGTCAAGGCGGTGGCGCGGGGCGAGACGGGGGTCTCCATCTCCTTCGTGCATGACGTGGTGACCGAGCGGCTGGGCGGCTTCCCGGTGGGCTATGCGGTGCCCTGCGAGGGCACGGGCTACGAGATCGGCTCCATGTCGATCATCCGCGGCGCCCGCAATGAGCGCAATGCCCGCCGCTTCTATGACTGGGCGCTGTCGCCCGAGGGCCAGCGCGTCGCCGCCGAGGCGAAATCCTTCCAGACGCCGTCCAACCGCAACACCCCCGTGCCGGCCGAGGCGCCGCAGATGAGCCAGATCCGCCTGATCGACTACGACTTCGCCAAATACGGCACCAGCGCGGAGCGGCGGCGGCTGATCGAGCGCTGGGACCGCGAAGTCAACAGCCTGCCGCGCTGATCCGACCATGCGCGCAGCCGGCCTGTCCGGCGCGGCGATCACCCTGGTCGCCGCGCTGCTCCTGCCCTGGTACCTGCTCCAGGACGGGATCCTCACGACTCCCCTGGCCGGCTTCGCCTGGCTGAACGACCCCGATTACGCCCCGGCCCTGGGCCAGGCGCTGAGCCAGGGCCGCTGGTGGCTCTGGCCCGCGGTGCTGGCCCCGGCGCTGGCGCTGGCGGCGGGGCTCGCCCCCCTGCCGCGTGCCCGCCGCGCCGATCTCTATCTGTTGGCGGGCGGGCTCGGCCTGCTGCTTCTGGTGGCGCAGGGCGAGGCCATCGGCGTGCGCGGCTGGAACCATGCCTGGCTGGAAGGCCTGTTCGGCCCGATGGAGGACCGGCAATTCGGCATCGGCTGGGGCGGCGCCGTCGTGGCGCTGGGCCTCTGCCAGGTGCTGGCGGCGGGGCTGGCCGGGCGCGGCGCCTTCCGCGGCGATGCCTTCACCGCCAGCGCGGCGGTGGCCATCGGCGTCGGCGTGCTGCTCTTCACCTTCCTGCCCATCGCGGCGCTGCTGGGCGATGCCTTCCGCGACCCGGCGGGCGCCTTCAGCCCGCTGGCCTCGGCGCCGCGGCTGCTGGATGACCGGCTCTGGGGGCTGGGCTGCCTGGCGGGCGCGCCGCGCTGCGGCGTGGTGTGGAACACCGTCTTCCTGGCCACGCTGGTGGGCTTCGGCACCACCGCCCTCGGCCTCGCCTTCGCCCTGCTGGTCACCCGCGGGCGGCTGCGCTACGCGGCGCCGCTGCGCTGGCTGACCGTGCTGCCCATCGTCACGCCGCCCTTCATCCTGGGCCTCGGGCTGATCCTGATCTTCGGCCGCTCCGGCCTGGTCTCGCTGGCGGCGGCCAACTGGTTCGGCATCGAGCTCGGCCGCTGGATCTATGGCCTGCCGGGCCTGCTGCTGGCGCAGCTCTTCGCCTTCACCCCGATCGCCTTCCTGGTGCTGATCGGCGTGGTCGAGGGGCTGTCGCCGACGCTCGAGGAAGCGGCGTCGATGCTGCGCGCCTCGCCGGAGAAGACCTTCCGCACCGTCACCCTGCCGCTGCTGATGCCGGGGCTGGCCAATGCCTTCCTGCTCGGCTTCATCGAGAGCATCGCCGATTTCGGCAATGCCGTGGTGCTGGGCGGCAGCTTCAACGTGCTGGCCACCGAGATCTTCTTCGCGGTGGTCGGCGCCCAGGCCGATCCGGGCCGGGCGGCGGCGCTGTCGCTGGTGCTGCTGGCGCTGGCCTGCCTGATCTTCATCGCGCAGCAGCGGCTGACAGGCGGCCGCAAATCCTTCGTCTCGATCGGCGGCAAGGGCGATTCCGGCCTGCCGCCGGCGCTGCCGCCGCGCATCCGCCGGCTGTGCCTGTCCCTGGCGCTGCCCTGGGCGGGGCTGACCATCGCGCTCTATGTGCTGGCCATCTCCGGCGCCTTCGTCGAGATCTGGGGCCGCGACTACACGCCGACGCTGCGCCACATGGTCAAGGCCTTCGACTTCGAATGGGCGGACGGGCTGCAGCTGACCGGCATGGCCTGGAACAGCGTGCTGACCACGCTGGAGCTCTCGGCCATCGCCGCCCCCATCACCGCCATGCTCGGCATCCTGGCGGCCTGGCTGTTCAGCCGCACCCGCTTCGCCGGGCGGGGCGTCCTGGAATTCGCGACCCTGCTCTCCTTCGCCGTGCCCGGCACGGTGATCGGCGTCGCCTATCTGCGCGCCTTCAACCTCCCCCCGCTGGAGCTGGCGGGGACGGGGGCGATCATCGTGCTCTGCTTCATCTTCCGCAATCTGCCGGTGGGCTTGCGCTCCGGCATGGCGGCGATGGCGCAGATCGACCGCTCGCTGGACGAGGCCTCGCACACGCTGGGCGGCGGTGGCATGGACGCCTTCCGCCGCGTGCTGATGCCGCTGCTGCGCCCCGCGCTGATCGCCGGCCTCACCTACGCCTTCGTCCGCGCCATGACGACGATCAGCGCGGTCATCTTCCTCGTCACCGCCGAGACCGAGCTGGCGACCGTCTTCATCGTCAACCGCGTCATCAATGGCGATTACGGCCTGGCCATTGCCGTCGCCGTCGCGCTGATCGTGCTGATGCTGGCCGTGCTCGGCCTGGCGCAGCTGGCGGTCGGCCGCCGCCGCATCGGCCGCCGCGCCGCCACTCCCGTTGCAGGAACCGCCGCATGAGCCGCGCCGCCGAGATCCGCTTCAACAACGTCGTCAAGCGCTTCGGCACGGCGACCGCGGTGCGGAACGTGTCCTTCACCATCCCCGCCGGGCAGCTCTGCACGCTGCTCGGCCCCTCGGGCTGCGGCAAGACGACAATCCTGCGCATGGTGGCCGGGCTGGAATACCCGACCGAGGGCCAGGTGATGATCGGCGGCCGCGACGTCTCCGGCCTGCCGCCGGCCGAGCGCGACGTCTCCATGGTGTTCCAGTCCTACGCGCTGTTCCCGCATATGAGCGTGCTGGAGAATGTCGCCTATGGCCTGACCGTCTCCGGCCGCCCGAAGCGGGAGGCGATGGAGGCGGCGAAGGCCGCGCTGAACTCGGTGGGGCTGGCCGGTTTCGACGCCCGCCTGCCCTCCGAGCTGTCGGGCGGCCAGCAGCAGCGCGTCGCGGTGGCGCGCGCGCTGGTGCTGGAACCCTCCGTGCTGCTGTTCGACGAGCCGCTCTCCAATCTCGACGCTCGGCTCCGCCGCCACATGCGCGAGGAGATCCGCGAGCTGCAGCAGCGCCTCGGCGTCACGGTGGTCTATGTGACGCATGACCAGAGCGAGGCGCTGGCGATCAGCGACAAGATCATCGTCATGAACAATGCGGTGATCGCGCAGGAGGGCACACCCTCCGAGCTCTATGAGGCGCCGCGCAACGCCTTCGTCGCCGGCTTCATCGGCGATGCCAACCAGCTGCCGGTGACGATCGGCCGCATCGAGGGCGAGCTGGCCGAGGTGGTGCTGGGCCAGGCGCGGCTGATGCTGCCGCATCGCGGCCGGGCCCCGGGTGCCGCGCAGGTGGCGCTGCGGCCCGAGGCGGTGCGCCTGCTGCCCCCCGATGCGCCGGAGGCCGCGACCACCGGCCGCGTCGCCAAGGCCGCCTATCTCGGCGGCATCATGGAGTACACGGTGGAGACGAAGCTGGGCCCGGTCTTCATCACCGCGCCGGCGTCAGGCCCGCATCTGGCGGCGGGCGATGCGGTGGGCATCGGCGTCGGTGGCAGCGGCATCGCCGTGCTGGCGGAGTGACGCGCCGGGCGGGGGCGCCGCACGCCCCCGCCCCGCTCACGGCCAGGCGCGGAGAATCTCCTCCGTCGCCGCGGCCTCGATCTGCTGGCCGAAGCGCTCCTGGTAGAGCGTCAGCAGCGCGTCATGCGTGCGGTCGGAGGAGGAGCAGATAGCATCCACCGGCACCACCACGCGATAGCCGCGATCCACCGCGCCCAGCACGGCGGCCAGCACGCAGACATCCGTCTCCGCCCCGCTGATGATCAGCGTGTCCACGCCCCGCTCCTGCAGCAGCGTCTCCAGCCCGTCCTCCAGCCAGGGCGAATACACCGTCTTGTCGATGACCGGCGCCGGCGGGGTGAAGCGGCGCAGGCTGGGCAGCAGCTCCACCGCGTCCGGCGGCAGCGCCTGCAGCGTCATCTGCGGCCAGTTCTCGTAGTAGCGGCGCCAGGCGCCCTTGCCCTCGCCGGGGCGGGGCTGCGGGATGAAGCGGGTGAAGATGGTCTGCGCCGGCTGCGCCTCCGCCAGCCGCTCCACCACCGGCAGCACACGCGCCATCCAGGGCGTGTGCCAGGCGGAGCCTTCGGCGAAGAGGTTCTGCATGTCGACGCAGAGATGGTGGCAACGCGCCCCCAAGGGGCCGTAGCGGAGCCCGCGTTTCGCGGCCATGATGTGCCCTCCCGGTTGGTGACCAGGAGGCCAACGCCTCAGGCCTCGGGCACGTTGCGGCGCAGCTCCTCCAGCCAGATCTCCGCATTGCCATCGGACGGCGCGCGCCAATCGCCGCGCGGCGAGAGCGAGCCGCCCGCCACCACCTTCGGCCCGTTCGGCAGGGCCGAGCGCTTGAACTGCGCGAAGCCGAAGAAGCGCTGCAGGAACACCTCCAGCCAATGGCGGATGGTGGCCAGGTCGTAGGTGTTGCGCCGCTCCTCCGGGAAGCCCGGCGGCCAATGGCCGCGTGCCGCATCGCCCCAGGCCTGCAAGGCCAGGAAAGCGATCTTCGAGGGCCGGAAGCCGTAGCGCAGCGTATAAAACAGATGAAAATCCTGCAGTGCATAGGGGCCGATCTTGGCCTCGGTGCTCTGCAGCGCCTGGCTTTCGCCATCGGCCGGGATCAGCTCGGGCGAGATCTCCGTCTCCAGGATCGCCTGCAGCGTCGTGCCGACCTCCGCCGAGAACTGGCCGGACTGGATCACCCAGCGGATCAGATGCTGGATCAGCGTCTTCGGCACGCCGGCATTGACGTTGTAATGCGACATCTGGTCGCCCACGCCATAGGTGCACCAGCCCAGCGCCAGCTCCGACAGGTCGCCGGTGCCGAGCACCATGCCGCCATGCCGGTTGGCGGCGCGGAACAGATAGTCGGTGCGCAGCCCGGCCTGGACATTCTCGAAGGTCACGTCATAGACCGGCTCGCCCTGCGCGAAGGGATGGCCGAGATCGGCCAGCATCTGCCGGGCCGCGGGGCGGATATCCAGCTCATGCGCGGTGACGCCAAGGCTCGCCATCAGCGCATGCGCATTGGTCTTGGTGCCGGCGCTGGTGCCGAAGCCGGGCATGGTATAGGCGATGATGTCGCTGCGCGGCCGCCCCATCACATCCATCGCGTGCGCCGCGACGATCAGCGCCTGGGTCGAATCCAGCCCGCCCGAGACGCCGATGATGATCTTGCGGTTGCGCGTCGCCTGGCAGCGCTGCACCAGCCCCGCGACCTGGATGTTGTAGGCCTCGTAGCAATCCTGGTGCAGCCGCGCCGCATCGGCGGGCACGAAGGGGAAACGCTCCAGCGCGCGCAGGAAGCCGATATCGCCCTGCGGCGGGTCGAGGCGGAAGGCAATCTCGCGGAAGGGAGCGCCGAAGCCGCGGCGGTTGTCGTCGAAAGTGCCCTGGCGCGACCGCTCCTGCCGCAGCAGGTCGAGATCGATATCGGCCAGCACCATCTGCTCGCCCTCAGGGAAGCGCTCGCTCTCCGCCAGCACCGCGCCATTCTCGAAGATCGAGACCTGGCCGTCCCAGGCGAGGTCGGTGGTGGATTCGCCGGCGCCGGCGGCGGCGTAGAGATAGGCGCCGAGGCAGCGCGCCGATTGCGACTGGCAGAGCAGCCGCCGCGTCTCCGCCTTGCCCACGGTGATGTTGCTGGCCGAGAGATTGGCCAGCACCACGGCGCCGGCCAGCGCCGCCTGCGAACTGGGCGGGATCGGCACCCAGAAATCCTCGCAGATCTCGGCATGGATGGTGAGGCCCGGCACATCCTCGGCGCGGTAGATCAAATCGCCGCCGAAGGGCACCTCCTGCCCCAGCAGGCGGATGCTGCCCGCCATGCCCTGGCCGGAGGCGAAATGCCGGTGCTCGTAGAATTCGCGGTAGTTCGGCAGATGCTGCTTCGGCGTGACGCCGAGCAGCCTGCCGCCCTGCATGGCCACGGCGCAATTGTAGAGCCGCCCCTGGTGGCGCAGCGGCGCGCCCACCAGCAGCAGCGGCCGCAGCCCCGCGCTCTCCGCCAGCATGGTGGCCAGCGCCTGCTCCACCGCGTCCAGCAGCGTGTCCTGCAGCAGCAGATCGTCGATGGCGTAGCCGGACAGGCCCAGCTCCGGGAACACCACCAGCGCCGCGCCCTGCTCATGCGCGCGGCGGGCGGCCTCCAGCATGGCGGCGGCATTCGCCGCCGGATGGGCGATGCTGCAGCGCGTGGTGCAGGCGGCGACGCGGGCGAAGCCGTGGCGGTAGAGGGAGAGGAAGCTCATGCCCCAAGGATGGGGCGCGCCGCGCCCGCCGTCCAGCTTGGCCGCGCTTCTATCGCCAGGAGGAATCGTCGCGCGGCAGGCGCCGCTCGTCATCGACCAGGCGCAGGCTGTGCGGCGCCGCCTCGCCCCAGTCCCAGAAGACGGCATTCACATCCTCGGGCGTGGCGCCGGGGGCGTAGCTCGGCACCAGGATGGCGGCGATGCCGGCCTCGCGCAGCCGCCGGGCCAGGCGCCAGCTCGGCGGCTCGATGCCGCGATCGGCCAGATCCTCCCAGGCGCAGGCGAGATCGCCAGGGCGGATGCCATGCGCCTCTCGCGTGGCCGGGTCGGTCAGGTCCAGCACGTCGTCGCATTCGGCGCGATAGGCGCAAAGTGTCAGCGGCTGGGCCTTGAAGGCGAAGCCCTGCTGCGCCTCGCGCCAGGCGGTCTCGAAGCGCAGCGAGGTGTAGAGGGCGGCCATACCGCGCGGGTTGAAGCGCCCGCCATACCGCGCCGCCCCGGCACCCGAGAGCGGGTCGAAGGACCAGCGCGGATGATGCGCGCGGTAGACCGTGGCGGAGAGCAGCACGCCGCGGTCAGGCGTAGCCGCCGACCGCCATCCGGTCGAGATAGCGCTTCACCGCCTCGGCCCGGCCTTCCTTCACCAGCGCCTCGGCGGTCTGGTCGCCGAAGGAGGGCAGGGGCTGCGCCCGGTACCAGGCGAAGGCCTGGGCGGTGGAGCCGGCCCAGGGGCGGACGCGGTTGATGATCTCCACCATGTCGCGCAGCCGGGACTGGGTGGCGCCGGCCTTCAGCCGCGCCAGCTTGGAGACGGCGTCGCGCGACAGGCCGGCGACCAGCGCCAGCTCCACCTTGGTGATGCGGAACTGCTCCACCAGGCGGTCGGCGGTGATGTAGCCATCCGGCCCCATCACCTCGGCGATGAACCGCGGATCCATCCGCACTGCCTCAACAGATGTCCCATTCATGGGGCAGATGATGGGGCGGCGAGGCCGCCGCTTCAAGGGTTTTCGGCGGCGGCCGCGCCCTCAGGGGCGGAGGGCGGCGGCGTAGCGCGGCAGCAGCGCCTCCTCCGTCGCCAGGAAGGGGATGCCATAGACCGCCTCCAGCCGCGCCGGCTGGAACACGGCCTCCGGCGGGCCCTCGGCCACCAGCCGGCCCTGCTCCAGCAGGGCGACGCGGTCGGCGACGTAGCGCGCCTCGTTCAGGTCGTGCAGCACGATCAGCACTGCCAGCCCCTCCGCCGCCAGCTCGCGCAACAGGCGCAGCAGCTGGGCGCGATGGCCGGCATCCAGGCTGGCCGTCGGCTCGTCCAGCAGCAGCGCCGCCGGCCTTGCCATGCCGGAGAGCTGCGCCAGGGCGCGGGCGATCTGCACCCGCTGCTGCTCGCCGCCCGAGAGCCGCCCATAGGGCCGTTCCGCCAGATGCGCGATGCCGGCGCGGGCCATGGCCTCGGCCACCGCCGCGCGGTCCTGGCGCATCGCCCCGGTGCCGTGCCAGGGCAGCCGGCCGAGGGCCGCCACCTCCGCCGCGCGCAGCGGGAAGGAGAGGGCGATCTTCTGGCTGACCACGGCGCGCCGCCGCGACAGCGCCAGCGGGTCCCAGGCGGCGAGGTCGCGCCCCTCCAGCCGCGCCGCGCCCGCATCGGGGGCCAGCTCGCCGGAGAAGAGCCGCAGCAGGGTGGATTTCCCGGCGCCATTGGGGCCGACCAGCGCCAGCACCTCGCCCGGGCGCAGCGCCAGGGAGACACCCTCCAGCAGCACCCTGCCGCCGCGCGACAGGCGGCATTCCTGCAGCCCGATCATGCCACCCCCCCGCGCCGCAGCAGCCACAGGAAGAAGGGCGCGCCGAGGAGGGCGGTGACGACGCCGATCGGCAGCTCGGCCGGGGCGGCCAGGCTGCGCGCGGCGAGGTCGGCCAGCACCAGCAGCGCGGCGCCGAGCAGGGCGGAGAGCGGCAGCACCAGCCGGTGATCCGCCCCCCAGGCCAGCCGCACCAGATGCGGCACGACCAGGCCCACGAAGCCGATCAGCCCGGTGAAGGCCACGCCGGCGGAGACGGCGATGGCGGCCAGCAGCGTCGCCTGGCGCTTCACCCGCTCCACCTTCAGGCCAAGATGGAAGGCCTCGGCCTCACCCAGCACCAGGGCGTTCAGCGGCCGGGCCAGGCGCAGCAAAGCGAGGGTCGGCAGCAGCACCAAGGCCAGCAGCACCGGCATCTGCGACCAGCGCGCGCCGGACAGGCTGCCCATGGTCCAGAAGGTGATGTCGCGCGCCTGGCGCTCATCAGCCATGAAGATCAGCATGCCGGTCAGCGCCGCGGCCAGGGCGTTCACCGCGACGCCGGCCAGCAGCAGCGTCGCCACCGCCGTCACCCCCTCGCGCCGGCCGAGGCGGATGATCAGCAGCGTGGCGCCGAGCCCGCCGGCGAAGGCGGCCAGCGGCAGCAGCCACAACCCGAGCAGCCCGCCGCCCAGCGCCAGCAGCGCGCCGCCGAAGACGATGGTGGTGACGGCGCCGAGCGCCGCCCCGGCGGAGACGCCGATCAGCCCCGGATCGGCCAGCGGGTTGCGGAACAGCCCCTGCATCACCGCCCCCGCCACGCCGAGCCCGCCGCCCACCATCATGGCCAGCAGCGCGCGCGGCAGGCGGATGATGGTGAGCACCGCCGCCTCCCGCTGCAGGGCGCGCGGCAGCGGGGCGAGGCCCAGCGCGTCCAGCAGCGTCGCCCAGAGCGCGGCGCCGGAGACCGAGGCGGGGCCGAGGGCGAGCCCGGCCAGCAGCGCCGCCAGCAGCGCCAGCACACCGAAGCCCCAGGCCCCGGCCCAGGGGTGGCGCCGCGCCAGGCGGGGCAGCGTCAGCCCCGGTACCATGGGCGCTCCGGCAGGGCGGGCAAGGCGAGGCCCGGATGCAGCAGGGCGGCAACCTCCCGCCGGGCGAGCGCGGCGCGCGGGCCGAAGGTGAGATGGCCGGAATCGATGGCGTGCAGCGCGCCGGCGGCAGCGGCCGGCGTCAAGGCCAGCGCGGGGTGGCCGAGCACGGCGGCGCGCCCACCGGCCTCGCCCAGCGCATGGGGCATCATCAGCAGCAGATCGGGCGCCAGGCTGGCGCCCATCTCGGCCGAGAGCGGGCGGTAGCCGCGGAAGCCGGTGACGGCGTTGATGCCGCCCGCCGCCTCGATCAGCGCCGCGGCATGGGTGGCCTCGCCCGAGACCAGGGGCGCGCCCTGGCC
This sequence is a window from Pseudoroseomonas cervicalis. Protein-coding genes within it:
- a CDS encoding heme ABC transporter ATP-binding protein produces the protein MIGLQECRLSRGGRVLLEGVSLALRPGEVLALVGPNGAGKSTLLRLFSGELAPDAGAARLEGRDLAAWDPLALSRRRAVVSQKIALSFPLRAAEVAALGRLPWHGTGAMRQDRAAVAEAMARAGIAHLAERPYGRLSGGEQQRVQIARALAQLSGMARPAALLLDEPTASLDAGHRAQLLRLLRELAAEGLAVLIVLHDLNEARYVADRVALLEQGRLVAEGPPEAVFQPARLEAVYGIPFLATEEALLPRYAAALRP
- a CDS encoding antitoxin Xre/MbcA/ParS toxin-binding domain-containing protein, which codes for MDPRFIAEVMGPDGYITADRLVEQFRITKVELALVAGLSRDAVSKLARLKAGATQSRLRDMVEIINRVRPWAGSTAQAFAWYRAQPLPSFGDQTAEALVKEGRAEAVKRYLDRMAVGGYA
- a CDS encoding iron ABC transporter permease, producing MVPGLTLPRLARRHPWAGAWGFGVLALLAALLAGLALGPASVSGAALWATLLDALGLAPLPRALQREAAVLTIIRLPRALLAMMVGGGLGVAGAVMQGLFRNPLADPGLIGVSAGAALGAVTTIVFGGALLALGGGLLGLWLLPLAAFAGGLGATLLIIRLGRREGVTAVATLLLAGVAVNALAAALTGMLIFMADERQARDITFWTMGSLSGARWSQMPVLLALVLLPTLALLRLARPLNALVLGEAEAFHLGLKVERVKRQATLLAAIAVSAGVAFTGLIGFVGLVVPHLVRLAWGADHRLVLPLSALLGAALLVLADLAARSLAAPAELPIGVVTALLGAPFFLWLLRRGGVA